Proteins from a genomic interval of Staphylococcus debuckii:
- a CDS encoding DUF5996 family protein, giving the protein MMEILKYQDWKDEQLTLHLITQILGKYKIACAYQRPQWEHVTLDITTEGLTTGILYVDDKHFSIDINLLDDLIEVRVNHEKTAFALEDGKTVQDYFKQIKGTLDDYDIKVQLNPAPQEMKNKIPLDEDTTHHHYNHDIAVKALELMQYAERSLKRFIHPLRARTAGPAFFWGTFDISAIVVNNQFHEEFKPAQVIEYGAFDEEMIEFGFWFGGGDFAGPTYFVLPYPFVDKDFTFQASLPEGARFDQTLTEFVYELQRGDLRELDTIKAVFESGFAIFGEHLKWPDLDHSEVPMHMPPNLHTNKDA; this is encoded by the coding sequence ATGATGGAAATATTAAAGTATCAAGATTGGAAAGATGAACAATTGACCCTGCACTTGATCACTCAGATTCTAGGCAAGTATAAAATTGCTTGCGCGTATCAACGACCTCAATGGGAACATGTGACTTTAGATATCACAACAGAAGGCTTAACTACAGGTATACTTTATGTTGACGATAAACACTTCTCGATTGATATCAATTTATTAGACGATTTGATTGAAGTTCGTGTGAATCACGAAAAAACAGCTTTTGCCCTAGAAGATGGTAAAACAGTTCAAGATTATTTCAAACAAATAAAAGGTACCTTAGATGATTATGATATTAAAGTACAATTGAATCCAGCGCCCCAAGAGATGAAAAATAAAATTCCTTTAGATGAAGATACAACACATCATCACTATAATCACGATATTGCGGTGAAGGCTCTAGAATTAATGCAATATGCAGAGCGTTCTTTAAAACGCTTTATCCATCCTTTACGCGCTAGAACTGCAGGCCCTGCATTTTTCTGGGGAACTTTCGACATTTCAGCTATTGTGGTCAACAATCAATTTCATGAAGAATTTAAACCAGCACAAGTCATTGAATATGGAGCATTTGATGAGGAAATGATTGAATTTGGTTTCTGGTTCGGCGGCGGCGATTTTGCAGGCCCTACTTATTTCGTATTGCCTTATCCTTTTGTAGATAAAGACTTTACCTTCCAGGCTTCACTACCTGAAGGCGCGCGTTTTGACCAAACTTTGACAGAGTTTGTCTATGAATTGCAACGTGGAGATTTAAGAGAATTAGATACGATTAAAGCAGTCTTTGAAAGCGGCTTTGCCATCTTTGGTGAACATCTTAAATGGCCAGACCTAGATCATAGTGAAGTGCCGATGCATATGCCGCCTAATTTGCATACGAATAAAGATGCATAG
- a CDS encoding epoxyqueuosine reductase QueH, protein MIEMDGIVAKMKNQKINYDRVLKKMIQQWERTDERPKIMLHSCCAPCSTYVLEFLSQYADLAIYFANPNIHPKKEYERRAWVQKDFIEKFNQENGTNVRYIEAPYKPHEFMKMAKERGLMEEPEGGLRCRACFEMRLDMVAEAAVEHGYDYFGSALTLSPKKNAQLINELGAEVQKLYDVNYLPSDFKKNKGYERSLEMCRDYNIYRQCYCGCVFAAQAQGIDFKEVNQAAKAFLDTVETK, encoded by the coding sequence ATGATAGAAATGGATGGCATTGTTGCCAAAATGAAAAACCAAAAAATTAATTATGATCGTGTATTAAAGAAAATGATTCAACAATGGGAGCGTACTGATGAACGCCCAAAAATTATGCTGCATAGTTGTTGCGCACCTTGCAGTACTTATGTATTAGAGTTCTTGTCCCAATATGCAGATTTAGCAATTTATTTTGCTAATCCCAATATTCATCCTAAAAAGGAATATGAACGCAGAGCTTGGGTACAAAAGGATTTTATAGAAAAATTCAATCAAGAAAATGGGACGAATGTACGTTATATCGAGGCGCCTTATAAACCGCATGAATTCATGAAGATGGCTAAAGAGCGCGGTTTAATGGAAGAACCTGAAGGCGGATTAAGATGTCGTGCATGTTTTGAAATGCGTTTAGATATGGTGGCAGAAGCGGCGGTCGAACATGGCTATGATTATTTCGGCAGTGCATTGACACTTTCACCTAAAAAGAATGCACAGTTGATTAACGAACTCGGTGCGGAAGTTCAGAAACTTTATGATGTCAATTACCTTCCAAGCGACTTTAAGAAAAATAAAGGCTATGAACGTTCATTAGAAATGTGCAGAGATTATAATATTTATCGTCAATGTTATTGTGGCTGTGTCTTTGCAGCACAAGCACAAGGGATTGATTTTAAAGAGGTAAATCAAGCAGCAAAAGCATTTTTAGATACAGTTGAAACAAAATAA
- a CDS encoding LytTR family DNA-binding domain-containing protein, producing MKVNCYFSQDEEDERVEIYAKDASQKIKEIIACAEQDETLITLTGKNQYQRVFQLPIEEVLQIKAENKKLYAWTPTQCLQISKPLYELEEILPHYFIRISKSEILNIRNIKYLSVGANGMIHITLKHGEATYSSRRYLKKLKARLKL from the coding sequence ATGAAAGTAAATTGTTATTTTTCTCAAGATGAAGAAGATGAACGTGTGGAAATTTATGCAAAAGATGCTTCGCAAAAAATTAAAGAAATTATCGCATGTGCCGAACAAGATGAGACACTCATCACTTTAACTGGTAAAAACCAATATCAGCGTGTTTTTCAATTACCGATTGAAGAAGTATTACAGATTAAAGCAGAAAATAAGAAATTATATGCTTGGACACCTACACAATGCTTGCAAATTTCAAAGCCTTTATATGAATTAGAAGAGATACTTCCGCATTATTTCATTAGAATTTCAAAGTCAGAGATATTGAATATTCGTAATATCAAATATTTGAGTGTAGGTGCGAATGGCATGATTCATATTACGTTGAAACATGGAGAAGCCACTTATTCCTCAAGACGTTATTTAAAAAAATTGAAGGCGAGGTTAAAATTATGA
- a CDS encoding DUF3021 domain-containing protein, translated as MKPLMNDFCIGVVIGTILSVIFSSIFGQGHYSPVSPVSLMGHLYETHLSEPMIMLIAVVIWGLIGVLFGLASMIYDASDWSLLKKTVLHIVICYIGFLPLAILAGWFPLTLADILFFTGIFIFVYAIIWVVNYFKNKALVDVINKELKQ; from the coding sequence ATGAAACCACTTATGAATGATTTTTGTATAGGCGTTGTTATCGGCACAATATTATCAGTCATATTTTCCAGCATTTTTGGACAAGGACACTATTCTCCGGTATCGCCTGTTTCATTGATGGGACATTTATATGAAACTCATTTGTCTGAACCTATGATTATGTTGATTGCAGTCGTTATATGGGGATTGATTGGTGTGTTATTTGGTTTAGCGAGTATGATTTACGACGCTTCAGATTGGAGTTTATTAAAAAAGACAGTTCTCCATATTGTCATTTGCTATATTGGATTTCTGCCCCTTGCCATATTAGCAGGATGGTTTCCATTAACTTTAGCTGACATCTTATTCTTCACAGGTATTTTTATCTTCGTGTATGCCATTATATGGGTAGTGAATTATTTTAAAAACAAAGCTTTAGTAGATGTGATCAACAAAGAATTGAAGCAATAA
- a CDS encoding DUF488 domain-containing protein, giving the protein MAIKIERIYEDKAQNDGVRVLVDRVWPRGMSKENANLDEWMKNIGPSTELRKWFGHDPDKFDDFKKKYIDELKNNKEQHEELKVLEGIINDARKDVVLLYSAKDEEHNQAVVLQEYLKEQGYK; this is encoded by the coding sequence ATGGCTATTAAAATTGAACGTATTTATGAAGATAAAGCACAAAATGATGGTGTGCGTGTACTTGTCGATCGTGTTTGGCCACGTGGCATGTCTAAAGAGAATGCGAATTTAGATGAATGGATGAAGAATATCGGACCCAGCACAGAGTTGCGGAAATGGTTCGGACATGATCCTGATAAATTTGATGATTTTAAAAAGAAATACATTGATGAGTTGAAAAATAATAAAGAGCAGCACGAAGAATTGAAAGTATTAGAAGGTATCATTAACGATGCGCGTAAAGATGTAGTGTTGTTATATTCGGCTAAAGATGAAGAACATAATCAAGCGGTAGTATTGCAAGAATATTTAAAAGAACAAGGCTATAAATAA
- the pflB gene encoding formate C-acetyltransferase: MVETMKEKTTPWASFKRGKWASEVDVRNFIQLNYTLYNGDSSFLESPTRATSDLWNQVMELTREERERGGMWDMDTKVASTILSHNAGYLNEELEQIVGVQTDKPFKRSMQPFGGIRMAKAACEAYGYHLDEETERIFTDLRKTHNQGVFDAYSKEMLACRKAGIITGLPDAYGRGRIIGDYRRVALYGIDFLMEEKLKDFNNMSTEMDESTIRLREELSEQYRALKELKVLGERYGFDLSRPAENFKEAVQWLYLSYLAAIKEQNGAAMSLGRTSTFLDIYAERDLQAGVLTEREVQEIVDHFIMKLRLVKFARTPDYNELFSGDPTWVTESIGGVGLDGRAMVTKNSFRFLHTLDNLGPAPEPNLTVLWSQRLPEKFKAYCAEMSIKSSSIQYENDDLMRESYGDDYGIACCVSAMRIGKQMQFFGARANLAKTLLYAINGGKDEKSGMQVGPEFVPIDSEILDYDEVYAKFDQIMEWLAGVYINSLNIIHYMHDKYSYERIEMALHDTDVHRTMATGIAGLSVAADSLSAIKYGQVKTIRNEDGLVVDFETTGDFPKYGNNDARVDDIAIELVKSFMKKLRKHKTYRDSEHTMSVLTITSNVVYGKKTGNTPDGRKAGEPFAPGANPMHGRDEHGALASLSSVAKIPYEYCKDGISNTFSIVPKSLGKTDVEQNHNLVSVLDGYAMQHGHHLNINVFNRETLIDAMEHPEEYPQLTIRVSGYAVNFIKLTREQQLDVISRTFHERM, from the coding sequence ATGGTTGAAACAATGAAAGAGAAAACGACGCCATGGGCAAGCTTTAAACGAGGTAAGTGGGCTTCAGAAGTAGATGTGAGAAACTTTATTCAATTGAACTATACGTTGTATAACGGAGATTCATCATTCTTGGAATCACCTACACGGGCTACAAGTGATTTATGGAATCAAGTGATGGAATTAACACGTGAAGAACGTGAACGCGGCGGCATGTGGGATATGGATACTAAAGTCGCTTCGACGATTTTGTCGCATAATGCAGGCTATTTGAATGAGGAGTTAGAACAAATCGTGGGCGTTCAAACTGATAAACCATTCAAACGTTCCATGCAGCCATTCGGCGGTATTCGTATGGCGAAAGCGGCTTGTGAAGCATATGGCTATCATTTAGATGAAGAAACAGAGCGTATTTTTACGGATTTACGTAAAACACATAACCAAGGTGTCTTCGATGCCTACTCAAAAGAAATGTTGGCTTGTCGTAAAGCGGGTATTATTACTGGGTTGCCTGATGCATATGGTCGCGGTCGTATTATCGGAGATTATCGTCGTGTTGCTTTGTATGGTATTGACTTTTTAATGGAAGAAAAATTGAAAGACTTTAATAATATGTCTACTGAAATGGATGAAAGCACAATTCGATTACGCGAAGAGTTATCCGAACAATATCGCGCTTTGAAAGAATTGAAAGTATTAGGAGAACGTTATGGATTCGATCTCAGCCGACCTGCAGAGAACTTTAAAGAAGCGGTACAATGGCTATACTTGTCATATCTTGCTGCAATTAAAGAACAAAATGGCGCTGCAATGAGTTTAGGACGTACGTCTACCTTCTTAGATATTTATGCAGAACGTGATTTACAAGCGGGTGTATTAACTGAACGTGAAGTACAAGAAATTGTCGATCACTTTATTATGAAATTGCGCTTGGTGAAATTTGCACGTACTCCGGATTATAATGAACTATTCTCAGGCGATCCGACATGGGTAACTGAATCAATCGGCGGTGTAGGGTTAGATGGACGCGCTATGGTCACTAAAAACTCCTTCCGCTTCTTACACACTTTAGATAACTTAGGACCTGCTCCAGAACCGAACTTGACAGTACTCTGGTCGCAACGCTTACCTGAAAAATTTAAAGCATATTGTGCGGAAATGAGTATTAAATCCAGCTCTATCCAATATGAAAACGATGACTTGATGCGCGAAAGCTATGGTGACGATTATGGTATTGCCTGCTGTGTATCTGCAATGCGCATCGGCAAACAAATGCAATTCTTTGGTGCACGTGCTAACTTAGCGAAAACATTGCTATATGCGATTAATGGCGGAAAAGATGAAAAATCTGGCATGCAAGTCGGCCCAGAATTTGTACCGATTGATTCTGAAATACTCGATTATGATGAAGTGTATGCGAAATTCGATCAAATAATGGAATGGTTGGCTGGAGTTTATATCAACTCATTAAATATCATTCACTATATGCACGATAAATATAGTTATGAACGCATCGAAATGGCCTTGCATGATACAGATGTTCATCGCACGATGGCAACTGGTATTGCAGGACTCTCTGTAGCAGCCGACTCATTATCCGCTATTAAATACGGACAAGTCAAAACGATCCGTAACGAAGACGGCTTAGTTGTGGACTTTGAAACAACTGGAGATTTCCCTAAATACGGAAACAATGATGCACGCGTAGATGACATTGCGATTGAATTAGTGAAATCATTTATGAAAAAATTGCGCAAACATAAAACATATCGTGATTCCGAACACACTATGAGTGTGTTAACGATTACGTCTAATGTAGTATATGGTAAAAAAACAGGCAACACACCAGATGGACGCAAAGCTGGCGAACCATTTGCACCAGGTGCGAATCCTATGCACGGCCGTGATGAACATGGTGCATTAGCATCGTTGTCATCAGTTGCTAAAATTCCATATGAATACTGTAAAGATGGTATATCTAATACATTTAGTATTGTGCCGAAGTCTCTTGGCAAAACAGACGTTGAACAAAATCACAACTTAGTTTCTGTCTTAGATGGTTATGCAATGCAGCATGGTCACCATTTGAATATCAACGTCTTCAATCGTGAAACATTAATCGATGCTATGGAGCATCCGGAAGAATATCCGCAACTCACAATTCGCGTATCCGGCTAT